AATATGATTCTTTGATTAATCTTAATAAAAGATATTACAAACAGGCCGATAAAATGAATTATGCCGATGGTAAAGCATTATGCTATATCAATCTGGCTGAACTTAATATTTCACTAGAAAACTTTCAGAAATCACAAATTCTTTTTGATAACGCAAAAGAAATACTTGATAACTCGGAAGATAATATCCATAAGGCAAGATTTTATAATGTGTATGGCCGTTTCAATGTAGAGCTCAAAAGAGTAGATAAAGCTTTTCAATATAATAATGAAGCAATGGGCTTTATACAGAAAAGTGGTGTTTCAGAACTTAAAAATGATTTACTTTTTAGTATTTATTTCAGACAGGCTATTTATTTTATCCAAAAAAAGAACTACGAGAAAGCACTAGAATATTTCCATAAAGCAAAAAAATTAGATAATTCAGGTTTAACGGATTGCGCCATAGGAGATTATGTCTATATGCATAAAGATAAAGATTCGGCTTATAAATATGTAACGGTTGCTTATAATAAAGCCAATGCAAGAGGGAAAGAAGATGGGATTGCTTTGTATGCCAATACCATTATGGGCGAGTATTATCTTACCTATAAAGAATATGGCAAAGCTGAAGAGGCTCTTAAAAAGGCCCTGAAAATCAATGAGAAAACAAAACGCGTCTATGCTTATTATGGTAAGTATATCTATAACGATCTCAGGGTATTATATGAACGTACAGGTGATAAAGAAAAAGCATACCTTTATCTGAAAGCATATACCGATGCTTATTATAAAACCAATAGTTCTTTACTGGCCACTATTAATCAGGATATGGAAGCCTTTATTACAGGTGCTCAAAAAGATGCAGATGAGCATAAAAGTAAAATATACTGGATTGTCCTTTTATCACTGGCAGGTCTTTCTTTATTAGGGTTATATGCGTGGAGAATTATCCGTGCTTTGGGGAAAAGAAAAAAGGTGCTTACCTTGGAAGCCGAAGATCTGAAAATAAGGATGAATGACAACAAGCAGGAAGAGATCATAGAGCTGGGTAAAAAGAATGATCCCGAATTTCTGGATCGTTTTAAAGAAGCTTATCCTGAATTTATAGATCAGCTTCTGACCATTAATCCTGGCCTTGAAAATTCCGAATTGGTTTTTTGTGCCATGCTGAAACTGCATTTTACGTCCAAAGAAATTGCAAATTATACTTTGGTTCAGCACAGGAGTGTTCAGCAGAAAAAATACAGAATCAGAAAAAAACTGAATATTCCCAGCGAAACAGACATCTATCTTTTTTTCGATACGCTGAAATAGTTCCAAAAAAAAACTGTCTGATTCATCAGGTCAGACAGCACTCGAAATATTCTCTTTTCACCACTTGTATTTTTTTCGTGGTCTATGGCTCAAATATGAAAATTTTTAACGGAAACAAGAAAAAATGTTGTACTACATGTGTACTACACGGTGTGTTTTATCTTTTAAATAACTGATATGTAGTGTTTTGTGTTTTTGCGTTATTTTGTGGGTTTATTGATGAAAAAAAGAGCTGGCAACTATAAACGGTCTCATTTTTTCAATTTTATTTCTTATAAAGCATCTCATTTGAGACTATTTAAGGATCAATTTTAATTTTGATTTTCAAATTACTTTCAATTATGATTTTTATTGAAAAATTGTATTGACCTTTTATCTCTAGAAATAAGTGTGATAAAAGGTAAAAGTAATTTGAAAATGTAACATGTTGACATCTAAATAATTATGAGCTTGTTGTACGTGTGTAGTATCATCTTTTTTTGTTTTTTATTCAAAATATATAAGTTTTGCAATGAGTTCTGTTGAGAATATTGTACGATAAGTTTTGTTTTGTTGAATTTATGATAATGCTTGTCTGAATCTTATTAAGATGGCTTAAAATCAGAAAGTGAAACGGACTTTGGATAGTATTTCAACAGGCTTCCCACAATAACTTTAAATTAATTTATGAAAAAAAGAATTTTATTAGTTTGCGCGTTAGCATCTTGTTTTACCGTTTTCAATGCTCAGAGATGGGAATCTGTTTCCCAGAAATCTTCGCAGATAAGAGAAGGTGTGGTAGTACAGCAGTCTTACAGAGTAGACCTGAAATCTCTGAGAGACCTGCTTAAAAATGCTGAAGAAACAGGTAAAAATGCCAGACCTGTTGTTATTTCTTTACCAACAGCAGAAGGAAAGATAGAGAAATTTTCCGTGTACAGTAATCCTGTGATGGATAGATCGCTGGTAGAAAAATATCAGTTGGGATCGTATGTAGGAGTAGGGATAGATGATCCTTCTAAATACTTAAGATTCAGCATATCCCCGAATGATATGCAGTCTATGATCATTAAAAATGGTATATTTCAGTTTATAGAGCCCATCAGTAAAGATAAACAGACATATGGTGTCTTTTATAAATCTAATGAAACCGGAGAACATGGTTTCAAATGCGACACAGGAGAACATCATCTAAATGATATTAATAAATTGGTGGCAAATGGTAAAAATATGCTTTCGGGAGTAGGAATTACTAACAGACCTACTAATACAAAATACAGAAACTTCAGAATGGCATTGTCCGTTACCGGAGAATACAGCCAATATCAGCTGACAGCGGCAGGAACACCGGCTAATGCAACAGATGATGCAAAAAAAGGAGTGATTTTAGCAGCAATGAATAATACAATGACCCGTATAAATGGCGTCTTTGAACGTGATTTCGGTGCTCACTTAACTGTTCAGAACTTTCCGGATCTTATCTATCTTGATGCAGCTGCTGATCCCTATTCAAACGATTTAAATACGCAATTACAGCAAACCCTTACTACCGTCGTAGGAAATGCCAATTATGACATAGGGCATGTTCTTAATCAAAATGCAGAAAGAAGCGGAAACGCAGGCGGAATTGGAATTGTATGTACAGATCCTGCTAATAACACAGATAAACAAAAAGGATCAGCATTTACACAAGGTCCTGTACCTGTAGGCGAAGTGTTTGACTTTACTGCTGCTCATGAAATGGGGCATCAATTGGGTGCTAATCACACATTTTCAAATACTTCCGTTACAGATGCCAACAAAGGAGCCAATGTAGAACCTGGAGGAGGAACTACCATTATGGGGTATGCGGGGATTACCTATGATAATGTACAGGCTAATGCAGATGGCTATTTTCATTACAAATCAATTGATCAGGTATTAACCAACCTGGAAAATAAGACTAACTGCGGAACGTCTTTGGACATCAATAATAACACAGCGCCGGTTATTAATGCTTTGGTGGCTTACAATATTCCTAAAGGGACAGCATATTATCTTGATGCTTCGGCTGCCGATGCAGAAAGTGATCCTGTAAACTATACCTGGGAACAGAATGACAGTACAGATGAATTTTCTACAATTTCAGGAGACAGCGGATGGGGCTATAATCCAAAAGGAGCTTTAACAAGATCATTACCCGGATCACCAAACGGAAGAAGATATTTTCCTAAACTGGAAACGGTGGTTAATGGTGCTTTAACCAATAAACAGGATTGGGAAACCGTATCTTACATTCCTCGTGTATTGAACTATGCTGTAACGGTAAGAGATCAAAATCCGCAGCGTCCAATGGTTTCCACTTCTACAACCACTGTTACTGTAGGAAATGACGGACCTTTCAAATTCAATGGGCTTACTGCATCATCAGTATTGTACAATAATGCAGCAAACACTATTTATTGGGATATGGCTAATACCAATGCAGCTCCTTACAATGTGGCAAGTGTAAAAATTGACTACACCACCAATAACGGAACTACATGGACGGATCTTGTAGCGGCAGCTCCTAATACAGGAAGTTATAGCGCACAAATGCCTGCGAATCTAAGCGGAGCGATAAAACTGAGAGTATCTGCGGTTGGAAATGTATTTTATGCAGTATCACCAGCTATTAATGTAGGTGCTGCTCCTACATCGTCTACTTCAGCGCCTACAGGTATTGCTACAATAGATACCGAAGTTTTCAAAACAACAGCAAGAGTATCATGGAACAGTGTTCCTGGAGCTACTTATTCCATTAATTACAGGAAAGCAGGAACAGTAAACTGGTCTAATGCGGTAAGCCCGGCAAATTCAGTTGTACTGAATAATCTGGAAGATGAAACCGACTATGAAGTACAGGTGGCTGCCGTAGTTAATTCAGCTGCAGGAGCTTTTTCTAATAATTATACTTTCAAAACAAAGGGATTAAAAACAGGAGCTGATTATTGTATATTAAATTCAGGATCACCTTATTATGCAGGAATTGTATCTGCTAAAGTAGCGAATCTGGATTATTTCAATGGCGTTGCAAGGTCATATATAGATTTAAGTGAGGATACTTCTAAAATAATTAATCTTGTTCAGGGCAATTCTTATACACTAAAGCCTGCTGTTGTTAATTTACTTGCTGCAGCAAATGAAAATGTTTCTGTTTGGATTGATTATAACAGAAATGGAGTTTTTGAAAGTACAGAGAGAGTGAGCAGTATATCAGGGGCAGCACCGAAAGGACTTGTGAATTTTGGAGATCATACCTTTACTGTTCCAGCTACATCATATGCCGGAGATAAATTATTAAGGATGAGGATTATTGGTAAGTTTTCAACGGCTGCTCTGGCTAATACATGTGGCGAACTGGCAAGCCAGGCGGGTGGTATTTTGGATCTCCCGGTAAAAATTACAGCAGGTACGCTTGCTGTGAGAGAAGCGGTAGACACAAAAACATCAGAAGTATCTATTTACCCTAACCCTGCAGATACATTTGTAGAAGTGAAAAACCTTAAAGGTAAAGCAGATTACAAAATCTACAGTGCAGACGGAAGACTTGTTCAGGAAGGTAATATTGAAGGAAGAATCAACGTAGCTTCTCTGGTAAAAGGAATGTATGTGGTTACCATAAAAGATGAGAAAAATACTTACAACACCAAATTAATCAAAAAATAAATGACACTAATGAATCTCCGTATCAGGATCTAAAAGCGGAGAGAAAAAGAATTATTTCAAGAGGGAAAAAAGGCTGTCTTCACCAGAAGGCAGCCTTTTGATTATCTAGGACTTGACAGACGAATTACGTCAGGTGACCATTAAAAAAGTCAAGCATCGTGTTTAATGAGGTTTCAGAATGCATCCGTTCTCCATTTTCAAGAGATTCTTCCGTGGCAAGAGCGGCTCTTTTTCGCATCACCTGTTCGTAACTGGAAATAGCTTCCTGTAAAGTATTGTAACGGTTATCTGTTAAATATTCACTTAGCTCAAGAGCGTCCAGCATGGCCATATTCGCACCTTCTCCCGCAAATGGAGGCATTACATGGGCTGCATCACCTATCAGTGTTAAATTAGATTGAGACTCCCAGGTCTGATCCAAAGGCATATAGTAAATCAAACGAGGAATAAAAGGTGTTTTTGCATTTTTAAAAAGTTCCTCCCAGACAGAGCTCCATTCAGAATATTCTGTATTAAACCATTGCAGCATCTGTGCATTATCAGAAAAATCAAGACCACTGGTAGCTGCCCAGTTTTCATCAGCTTTAAAGCTTGCATAAAATCCCAAATCTCCATTCCCTTTCTGACCGAGCAGAATATTTTGGTTATTTCCAAATGCCATTATTTTGCCACCTTTTATTATAGAATCAATCTGAGGAGCATTCTCTTTGGACACATTGCCTTCCAGCATAATAACTCCAGAATAAACAGGTTTAATATCAGTGAGATAAGGTCGGATTTTAGAATTGGCTCCATCCCCGGCAATGACAAGATCTGCATACGCTGAGCTTCCGTTTTTAAAATGCATCAGCCAGCCTTCACCCTTAGGTTCCATCGATAGAAAATGACTGTCCCAGACTACTGTTTCAGGATATAAAGAATCCAGCAGCATATTTCTTAAAGGACCACGATCTATTTCCGGACGGAAATGCTCATGACCAAAATCCTCTTCAGGCTTAGTTTCATGATCGTTAAAAAAAATTTCAGCCTTTTCATTCATGATCAGAGTTCTGTCTGCACCAGGACGGAAAGTCTTTTTGAATTCCTCCAGTAATTCTGCCTTACGAATGGCTGCCAACCCGGAATCTTCATGCATATCAAGAGGAGAGCCCTGTACCCTTGCATCTTTATTAAAGTCTCTTTCATATACTTTTACTTCAGCACCTTTCAGTTGTAAAAGTCTTGCCAGTGTAAGTCCTGCAGGACCGCCACCAACGATTGCTATTGATTTATTGTCTATCAGCATTGTTTATTTAAATTTTACAATGCAAAGTTATTTTCCTTTCAATACAGATAATAGTACAAATCGGTCGTTTTTATTTTTGGATAATTCTTTGGGAGCAACCCCTGAAAATTTCTTCACTTCTTTGATGAAGTGATTCTGATCAGTATAATTAAGTTCCGGGAAAAGCCTTCCCTGTGCAATATGTTCCAATGATGCTCTGAAGCGTAAAATAGTAGAATAGGCTTTTAATGATAAGCCGAGCTGTTTGGTAAAATAACGGTTGATCTGTCTGCTGCTCCAACCCGTTTTTTCAGAAAGTTCCTGCACACTCATTTCGCCCTTTGAAGAATAAACCAACTCGAAAAGCCGGAGTTTTCTCTCATCTGTTTTTTGAGGAAGAAGCTCTTTTATTTTGTGAATGGCTTTGGTACAGCAATGATTAAAATCCTTTAAGTCTTCAGCTTTAAAATTCCAAAAATCGGAGGGAAGCTCTTTTCCGATATTCAATAAATCGGCAATGGAAGTATTCAAAATATATTCTACCGCAAGAGGTTTGAAGCTGACGATAAAAGCAGTCGTATGAGGAGCAATATACCTTTGCTCCGGATAAGTTTCCAGCCCTAGAAGGGTAATATGAAAAGGTTCTGAAGGAGATTTTGAGAAAAACAAATCAATTCTTCCGTCAGGAATAATCACCACTTCTTTAGCCTCATCCGAATGGTTCTGAAAAGTGCCCAGATTTTCAACAAAATCTGCCATCTCTTCGTCTGGTTCTATGAATGTATAAGTGAAATCGTTATCCATACTTACGGCCTTTTCAGGCTGGTTTTAACAGAGAAAATTACGAAAAATCAATAAATCATGAAGTGTGCAGACAAAATAATGTCTGAAACCGCGATGATAAGACCTTAAATATTATAACTCTATTCGGTTTTTAGGTTTAATAATTATATTAAAATATCTAAATATCTGTAAAAATTGGATTCTAATTAAATTTTGTACAATTTTTTGAAAAAAGTATTTGTTAAAGTACTACTTTTATGTTGATAAAATAAAACTATTCAACCCTTCTTATTTTTATTTTATACAAATGCATTACTATGAAAAAAAATAAATATATCCTTCTTATTCCGGTTATATTATTTTCCTGTGCTAAAAAGAAAACAGAAAAAAAACAGGAAATTCAAAGCTATCAGGTTCTTACTCTGAGCCCTCAAGAAGTTACCGTATACAATGATTTTCCGGCATCTGTTCAGGGACAGAATGTTGTGGAAATAAAACCCATGGTGTCTGGTTACCTTCAGGATATCTATGTTCCGGAAGGGGCATCAGTAACTAAAGGACAGTTATTATTCAGAATAAAAAATCCTCAGTATGAGCAGGATATCATTACCGCCAAAGCAGCCATAAAAAGTGCAGAAGCCAATGTAAATGCCGCCAGGATGAACGTTGAAAAAGCACGTCCACTGGTACAGCAGGAAATTGTAAGTAAATATGAATTGAGCGCAGCTCAGTATACGCTACAATCCCAACAGGCAGCTCTGGCACAGGCAAAGGCAAACCTTGCGAATGCTCAAACCAATCAGGGATATACCTATATAAGAAGTCCTCAGAGCGGTACAATTGGCCTTATCCCTTATAAAATTGGAGCTTTGGTAAGCAGTACCACTACAGATCCTCTTACAATACTTTCCAATACTACCAATGTATTTGCTTAT
The nucleotide sequence above comes from Chryseobacterium sp. 7. Encoded proteins:
- a CDS encoding reprolysin-like metallopeptidase, which translates into the protein MKKRILLVCALASCFTVFNAQRWESVSQKSSQIREGVVVQQSYRVDLKSLRDLLKNAEETGKNARPVVISLPTAEGKIEKFSVYSNPVMDRSLVEKYQLGSYVGVGIDDPSKYLRFSISPNDMQSMIIKNGIFQFIEPISKDKQTYGVFYKSNETGEHGFKCDTGEHHLNDINKLVANGKNMLSGVGITNRPTNTKYRNFRMALSVTGEYSQYQLTAAGTPANATDDAKKGVILAAMNNTMTRINGVFERDFGAHLTVQNFPDLIYLDAAADPYSNDLNTQLQQTLTTVVGNANYDIGHVLNQNAERSGNAGGIGIVCTDPANNTDKQKGSAFTQGPVPVGEVFDFTAAHEMGHQLGANHTFSNTSVTDANKGANVEPGGGTTIMGYAGITYDNVQANADGYFHYKSIDQVLTNLENKTNCGTSLDINNNTAPVINALVAYNIPKGTAYYLDASAADAESDPVNYTWEQNDSTDEFSTISGDSGWGYNPKGALTRSLPGSPNGRRYFPKLETVVNGALTNKQDWETVSYIPRVLNYAVTVRDQNPQRPMVSTSTTTVTVGNDGPFKFNGLTASSVLYNNAANTIYWDMANTNAAPYNVASVKIDYTTNNGTTWTDLVAAAPNTGSYSAQMPANLSGAIKLRVSAVGNVFYAVSPAINVGAAPTSSTSAPTGIATIDTEVFKTTARVSWNSVPGATYSINYRKAGTVNWSNAVSPANSVVLNNLEDETDYEVQVAAVVNSAAGAFSNNYTFKTKGLKTGADYCILNSGSPYYAGIVSAKVANLDYFNGVARSYIDLSEDTSKIINLVQGNSYTLKPAVVNLLAAANENVSVWIDYNRNGVFESTERVSSISGAAPKGLVNFGDHTFTVPATSYAGDKLLRMRIIGKFSTAALANTCGELASQAGGILDLPVKITAGTLAVREAVDTKTSEVSIYPNPADTFVEVKNLKGKADYKIYSADGRLVQEGNIEGRINVASLVKGMYVVTIKDEKNTYNTKLIKK
- a CDS encoding FAD-dependent oxidoreductase, giving the protein MLIDNKSIAIVGGGPAGLTLARLLQLKGAEVKVYERDFNKDARVQGSPLDMHEDSGLAAIRKAELLEEFKKTFRPGADRTLIMNEKAEIFFNDHETKPEEDFGHEHFRPEIDRGPLRNMLLDSLYPETVVWDSHFLSMEPKGEGWLMHFKNGSSAYADLVIAGDGANSKIRPYLTDIKPVYSGVIMLEGNVSKENAPQIDSIIKGGKIMAFGNNQNILLGQKGNGDLGFYASFKADENWAATSGLDFSDNAQMLQWFNTEYSEWSSVWEELFKNAKTPFIPRLIYYMPLDQTWESQSNLTLIGDAAHVMPPFAGEGANMAMLDALELSEYLTDNRYNTLQEAISSYEQVMRKRAALATEESLENGERMHSETSLNTMLDFFNGHLT
- a CDS encoding helix-turn-helix domain-containing protein — translated: MDNDFTYTFIEPDEEMADFVENLGTFQNHSDEAKEVVIIPDGRIDLFFSKSPSEPFHITLLGLETYPEQRYIAPHTTAFIVSFKPLAVEYILNTSIADLLNIGKELPSDFWNFKAEDLKDFNHCCTKAIHKIKELLPQKTDERKLRLFELVYSSKGEMSVQELSEKTGWSSRQINRYFTKQLGLSLKAYSTILRFRASLEHIAQGRLFPELNYTDQNHFIKEVKKFSGVAPKELSKNKNDRFVLLSVLKGK
- a CDS encoding efflux RND transporter periplasmic adaptor subunit, whose product is MKKNKYILLIPVILFSCAKKKTEKKQEIQSYQVLTLSPQEVTVYNDFPASVQGQNVVEIKPMVSGYLQDIYVPEGASVTKGQLLFRIKNPQYEQDIITAKAAIKSAEANVNAARMNVEKARPLVQQEIVSKYELSAAQYTLQSQQAALAQAKANLANAQTNQGYTYIRSPQSGTIGLIPYKIGALVSSTTTDPLTILSNTTNVFAYFSLNEKELLNFMNSMKGNTTAEKLHNMPPVTLVLADGTVYPEKGRLETAGGGINSSTGTATFKAIFNNGLGIIQNGASATIRIPSNLDNALLIPQTAVYQMQDKSFVYKVTHGNMVMSEAVTTSPTDDGNFVVINSGVKAGDQLVLNGLNISDSTVIKPKKTNAADLYRNMKSKAN